GCGGGCCTGGGGCCCCAACCAGCTGCACGAACGCCAGGCCAGGCCGGCCTGGCTCCGCTTCCTCGGCCAGTTCAACGATCCCCTGCTCTACACGCTGCTCACGGTGGGCGGGGTGAAGCTGCTGCTGGGGGAACCCAGCGAGGCCTGGGTGATCTGGAGCGTCACGGTGATCAACGCGGTGATCGGCTACGTGCAGGAGAACAAGGCCGAAACCGCCATCGCCACCCTGGCCCGCTCGGTGCGCACCCAGGTGGAGGTGGTGCGGGACGGCCGGCGCCAGCGCCTCGCCTCGGAACAGCTGGTGCCCGGCGATGTGGTGCAGCTCGAGGCCGGCAACAAGGTGCCGGCCGACCTGCGGCTGCTGGCGGCGCGCGAGCTGCGGGTGGATGAATCGGGCCTCACCGGCGAATCCCTGCCGGTGTTCAAGACCACCGAGCCCGTGGCGCCCGACACCCCACTGGCGGATCGCCATGGCATGGCCTACGCCGGCAGCCTGGTCACCGGCGGGCAGGCCCTCGGCCTGGTGGTGGCCACGGGCAACGCCACCGAAGTGGGGCAGATCTCCCATTCCCTGGCGGAGCAGGTGAACCTGAGCACGCCCCTCACCCGCAAGTTCGAGGGGTTCACCCACACGCTGCTGCAGCTGGTGCTGGCCCTGGCCGGGCTCACCTTCCTGGTGGGGGTGGCCCGCGGGAGGACGGCCACGGAGATGTTCGATGGGGCTGTGGCCCTGGCCGTGGGGGCCATCCCGGAGGAACTGCCCGCGATCGTCACGGTGATCCTGGCCATCGGAGTGAACCGCATGGCCCGCCGCAACGCGATCATCCGCAAGCTGCCCGCCGTGGAGGCCCTCGGCAGCACCACCGTGATCTGCTCCGACAAGACCGGCACCCTCACCCAGAACCGGATGACGGTGATGGAGATCTATGCCGGCGGCGAGCGCTGGAACCTGGGCCAGCTCTGGCCGGCCAGCGAGCTGGAGCAGAGCAGCGGCCCACCCCTGCCGGGCGTCGAGCCCGCCGCCCGGGACCCACTCAGCCGCAACCTGGCCCTGCGGGAAACCCTGCTGGCCGGTCTGCTCTGCAACGACGCCCGCCCCAGCCGTCAGCAGGGTCTGGTGGGCGACCCCACCGAGACGGCCCTGCTGCAGGCCGCCGCCACCGCAGGGCTCGATCGGCAGCAGGCGCTGGACCGCCATCCCCGCCGCGATGCGATTCCCTTCGCCTCGGAGCAGCAGTTCATGGCCACGCTGCACGGCGATCAGCGCATCCTGCTCAAGGGGTCGGTGGAGGCGGTGCTGAGCCGCTGCCGCGCCCAGCTGGCGGCGGACGGCCGCGAGGAACCGTTCGATTCGGCGGCCATCACCGCTGCGGTGAGCGCCATGGCCAGCCAGGGGCAGCGGGTGCTGGCCTTCGCCGTGGGCCAGGCCGAACCGCGCCAGCGGCAGCTGGCCCATGAGCACCTCAGCGGCAGCCTGGTGTTCCTTGGCCTGCAGGGGATGCTGGATCCACCCCGGCCGGAGGCCCTGGCGGCCGTGCGGGCCTGCCAGAGGGCCGGCATCACCGTGAAGATGATCACCGGCGACCACCGCGACACCGCCCGCTGGGTGGCCACCGAACTGGGGCTGGGCCGTGGCGGCACCGTGCAGGCCGTGGAGGGCCGGGACCTGGAGGGCTGCCCGGCCGGGGAGCTGCAGGAGCTGGCCGCACGCACGGATGTCTTCGCCCGGGTGGCGCCGGCCCAGAAGCTGGCCCTGGTGCAGGCCCTGCAGGCCCGCGGCGCCGTGGTGGCGATGACCGGCGATGGCGTCAACGACGCCCCCGCCCTGAAGCAGGCGGACATCGGCATCGCCATGGGCCGCGGCGGCACGGAGGTTGCCCGGGAAGCGGCCGACATGCTGCTCACGGACGACAACTTCGCCACGATCGAAGCGGCGGTGGAGGAGGGCCGCTCGGTGTACCTCAACCTGCGCAAGACCCTGGCCTTCGTGCTGCCGGTGAACGGCGGGGCCTCGGGCACGATCCTGCTCGGCGCTCTGCTGGGGCTGGAGCTGCCGGTCACCGCGCTGCAGGTGCTGTGGCTGAACATGGTGTGCTCCCTCAGCCTCTCGGTGCCGCTCGCCTTCGAGCCGCAGCCCCCCCGGCTGATGGAGCAGCCGCCCAGGCCGCCGGACCAGCCCCTGCTCAACGGCCCCCTGGTGCGGCGGGTGCTGATGGTGTCCGCCTTCTACTGGATGCTGATCTTCGGGGTGTTTCTGGGGGTTGCGGCGTGGGGCGGCGAGCTCCAGCTGGCCCGCACCATGGCCATCCAGGCCCTGGTGCTGGCGCAGGTGGTGTACCTGCTGAGCCTGAGCCAGGCGAGCAAGGCGGGCTGGCGGCAGTGGAAGCGCATGCCGATGCTGCTGGGGGGCATCAGCCTGGCCCTGCTGCTGCAGGTGCTGTTCAGCCAGGTGGCCTGGATGAACCGCTTCTTCGCCACCGCGGCGCTGAGCGGCTCGCAATGGCTGCTGTGTGCCCTGGCCATGCTGGCCATGCTGCCGGTGGCCTGGCTCGGTGATCGGCTGGATCCCATGGCAGGCCAGCGCCTCTGAGGTCGCCCATCTCTGAGGCCCCCACCCTGGGTTGCCGACCTTGTGGGTGCCGATCCTG
This portion of the Cyanobium sp. NIES-981 genome encodes:
- a CDS encoding HAD-IC family P-type ATPase, producing MPKVPLPAAPPGGVDPSAAADLEQAHATATPALVEALASDPERGLSGDEAQHRLRAWGPNQLHERQARPAWLRFLGQFNDPLLYTLLTVGGVKLLLGEPSEAWVIWSVTVINAVIGYVQENKAETAIATLARSVRTQVEVVRDGRRQRLASEQLVPGDVVQLEAGNKVPADLRLLAARELRVDESGLTGESLPVFKTTEPVAPDTPLADRHGMAYAGSLVTGGQALGLVVATGNATEVGQISHSLAEQVNLSTPLTRKFEGFTHTLLQLVLALAGLTFLVGVARGRTATEMFDGAVALAVGAIPEELPAIVTVILAIGVNRMARRNAIIRKLPAVEALGSTTVICSDKTGTLTQNRMTVMEIYAGGERWNLGQLWPASELEQSSGPPLPGVEPAARDPLSRNLALRETLLAGLLCNDARPSRQQGLVGDPTETALLQAAATAGLDRQQALDRHPRRDAIPFASEQQFMATLHGDQRILLKGSVEAVLSRCRAQLAADGREEPFDSAAITAAVSAMASQGQRVLAFAVGQAEPRQRQLAHEHLSGSLVFLGLQGMLDPPRPEALAAVRACQRAGITVKMITGDHRDTARWVATELGLGRGGTVQAVEGRDLEGCPAGELQELAARTDVFARVAPAQKLALVQALQARGAVVAMTGDGVNDAPALKQADIGIAMGRGGTEVAREAADMLLTDDNFATIEAAVEEGRSVYLNLRKTLAFVLPVNGGASGTILLGALLGLELPVTALQVLWLNMVCSLSLSVPLAFEPQPPRLMEQPPRPPDQPLLNGPLVRRVLMVSAFYWMLIFGVFLGVAAWGGELQLARTMAIQALVLAQVVYLLSLSQASKAGWRQWKRMPMLLGGISLALLLQVLFSQVAWMNRFFATAALSGSQWLLCALAMLAMLPVAWLGDRLDPMAGQRL